One window of Hymenobacter sp. BRD128 genomic DNA carries:
- a CDS encoding YceI family protein, with protein MHKLLLRAGRVSALLAFLLGLAAPGRSWAQGKYMTRGGHISFFSASIMEDIEARNDKVAAVFDMATGQIAFSVPIHEFQFKRTLMQEHFNENYMESDKFPKATFTGQLLNAAQVLKQLPTATQTVEAEGNLTIHGVTHKALVTGTLQLRDGQLVVFAYFNIAPADFSIDIPLLVREHIAKSVSVRINLTCDAVSPALVSQP; from the coding sequence ATGCATAAATTACTACTACGAGCAGGACGGGTGAGTGCGCTGCTAGCCTTCTTGCTGGGGCTGGCCGCCCCCGGCCGGTCCTGGGCGCAGGGCAAGTACATGACCCGGGGTGGGCATATCTCGTTTTTCTCGGCCTCCATCATGGAGGATATTGAGGCCCGCAACGATAAGGTGGCGGCCGTGTTTGATATGGCTACGGGCCAGATTGCCTTTTCGGTGCCCATCCACGAGTTTCAGTTCAAGCGCACCCTCATGCAGGAGCACTTCAACGAGAACTATATGGAGTCGGATAAATTTCCGAAGGCCACCTTCACGGGGCAGCTCCTCAACGCGGCCCAGGTGCTCAAGCAGTTGCCCACTGCCACCCAAACCGTAGAGGCCGAAGGCAACCTCACCATCCATGGCGTTACGCATAAAGCCCTCGTGACGGGCACCCTGCAGCTGCGCGATGGCCAGCTGGTGGTATTCGCCTACTTCAACATTGCGCCGGCCGACTTTTCCATCGACATCCCGCTGCTCGTGCGCGAGCACATTGCCAAGTCGGTGAGCGTGCGCATCAACCTCACCTGCGATGCCGTATCGCCGGCCCTCGTTTCTCAGCCTTAA